In one window of Paraflavitalea soli DNA:
- a CDS encoding OsmC family protein, whose amino-acid sequence MIKIELERVAGDFGFAAKDAYGHVVHTDSSPESGGINFGVRPMQLLLMGLGSCSGIDIVSILKKQRQTVDAFTMKIEGGREPGKEPSIWQDITIVFELTGDIDPDKARKACELSMDKYCSVAETLRRAGGNLKWSVKVNGK is encoded by the coding sequence ATGATAAAAATTGAGTTAGAAAGGGTAGCCGGGGACTTTGGATTTGCTGCAAAAGACGCCTATGGGCACGTAGTGCATACGGACAGTAGCCCGGAATCGGGTGGAATTAACTTCGGGGTGAGGCCTATGCAATTGTTACTCATGGGGTTAGGGAGTTGCAGCGGCATTGATATCGTATCCATCCTGAAAAAGCAGCGGCAAACGGTTGATGCTTTTACCATGAAGATAGAAGGGGGGCGGGAGCCCGGCAAAGAGCCTTCCATCTGGCAGGACATTACCATCGTTTTTGAACTCACGGGAGATATTGATCCCGATAAGGCGAGAAAAGCCTGCGAACTATCCATGGATAAGTATTGTTCTGTAGCAGAAACACTTCGCCGTGCCGGGGGTAACCTGAAATGGTCAGTGAAAGTAAACGGGAAATAA
- a CDS encoding CHAD domain-containing protein, translated as MKQAYLAAVIKKHGRRIKQYGEQLPGSFETEMIHDLRVEYKKMRAFLRLLQMDGTARHLTMPADIKTVYHAAGHVRDLQLFLPQALVWAEKESVTVPEYLQYLHQRLFKAKETLVTTIEHLKAGKVIEHITQELPAYLEDVAIRKFIHRKVAAVQIILLALEKDKELHTIRKQLKDIIYNIRIFDSDWGISFPVTAWRSEKCLNDTAAMLGDFNDRCLALSFLSDSIIDSLPEAERGALRSWRSALLQEKEVCKQQMIEQLAQLHLISNFERMGKQLKPNG; from the coding sequence ATGAAGCAGGCATACCTGGCAGCCGTGATCAAGAAACACGGAAGGCGCATCAAACAGTATGGCGAACAGCTTCCCGGTTCTTTTGAAACGGAAATGATCCATGATCTGCGGGTGGAGTATAAAAAAATGCGGGCATTTTTACGTCTGCTCCAAATGGATGGAACTGCCCGTCATCTCACGATGCCTGCTGATATTAAGACAGTGTACCACGCAGCCGGCCATGTGCGTGATCTTCAATTGTTCTTGCCACAAGCATTGGTATGGGCCGAAAAAGAATCCGTTACTGTTCCGGAATACCTGCAATACCTGCACCAGCGATTATTTAAAGCCAAAGAAACACTGGTGACCACCATTGAGCACCTGAAGGCAGGTAAGGTCATTGAACATATAACACAAGAGTTGCCCGCCTATTTGGAAGATGTAGCTATACGCAAATTCATTCATCGTAAGGTAGCCGCTGTACAGATTATTCTACTCGCCCTGGAAAAGGATAAAGAACTGCATACAATACGCAAGCAGCTGAAAGATATTATTTATAACATCCGGATATTCGATAGCGACTGGGGCATATCATTTCCGGTAACAGCCTGGAGAAGTGAGAAGTGCTTAAATGATACAGCTGCTATGCTGGGTGATTTTAATGACCGCTGTCTTGCACTCTCTTTCTTATCTGATAGCATCATCGACTCCTTGCCCGAAGCTGAAAGAGGGGCTTTACGATCCTGGCGGTCCGCCTTGCTGCAGGAAAAAGAAGTATGTAAGCAACAGATGATAGAGCAACTTGCTCAGCTGCATCTTATCTCAAACTTCGAGCGCATGGGCAAACAGCTAAAGCCTAATGGCTAG
- the porU gene encoding type IX secretion system sortase PorU, with protein MGRPCIIPFLLAITVLTGALPASGQRSYTGQSVLAVGNWYKIAVTGPGVYKIDLPFLASLGINTASLSSASIRLFGNGGQMLPEQANGPRVDDLLENAIWVEDGGDGLLNGADYLLFYAEGPHHWTSDPANRRFSHQKNVYSEQSFYYLTIGGAGKRIPVPTTALSPNINIATFSDRFFYELDSVNLLSSGRQWFGEDFADAPGKLKTRTFTFPVSSITSDPGLITASCLARSFGASGRFNISINNQPVLAMNISPVATGPYDQFARTVASSGTFTAIQNELAVRFDYTPGSANAQGWLDWLELFTRRNLVITGNNQLLFRDWNSVAGGNVGNFTIRGGTVATRVWEVTNPLAPVQMQVLPNGADLRFVNDCSVLREYVAFSSSALLTPMALGRVPNQNLHNQVLTDLIIVTHTSLLAQAQRLAQFHTQNHHLRVTVVTAEQVFNEFSSGTPDPVAIRDYVKMYYDRAGGDSTKRAKYLLLLGDASFDYKARITNNTNLVPAWESPASLDPLATYTSDDFFGLLDDGDDINGTGTYLLDIGIGRIPARHEREAQAIIDKIIGYHQPKSLGAWRNELSFVADDEDNNLHLQDAEIITQSAAAVAPVFNTGKIYLDAFHQESGAGGSRYPDVNLAISNQLFSGTLIWNYSGHGGYRRLAEEVVLDQDIINTFNNADKLPLFITATCDVAPYDNPLISSIGENLLLREKTGAIALMTTTRLVFAFSNRVMNKNYVETALQKQPDGHYLSLGEAVRRAKNVTYTLSGDVINNRKFTLLGDPAMTLAFPVHTVQTTTINSVPVAARPDTLKALTEYTISGQVTDASGQLLNDFNGTVNATVFDKAQNINTLGNDPGSQPVAFQLQKNTLFKGKAKVNNGQFTVRFVVPKDINYQFGNGKISYYTDNGKVDGNGAFTNIIVGGSGDSTSDREGPQIRAYLNDEKFISGSISNDRPILLVKLADSSGINIMGTGIGHDLVAILDHNQQQSFILNDFYESDLDNFRKGTVRFQLPGLTEGPHTLTIKAWDAANNSNEVTLEFRVLNQQNLSLEHVLNYPNPFTTRTVFWFEHNRPGEELYVDIQVFTVTGKLVKTIRRTIFSPGNRSSEVEWDGRDEYGSKIGRGVYIYRLRVQTMDGKSAQKLEKLFIL; from the coding sequence ATGGGCCGTCCTTGTATCATCCCCTTCCTATTGGCAATAACCGTGCTAACCGGAGCATTACCTGCATCCGGTCAAAGATCATATACGGGACAATCCGTACTGGCGGTTGGGAACTGGTATAAAATAGCTGTTACGGGTCCCGGCGTCTACAAAATTGACCTCCCTTTCCTGGCTTCCCTGGGCATCAATACAGCCTCCTTATCGTCTGCTTCCATAAGATTGTTTGGAAACGGGGGGCAAATGCTTCCGGAACAAGCCAACGGGCCCCGGGTAGACGACCTCCTGGAAAATGCTATCTGGGTAGAAGATGGGGGAGATGGCTTGCTTAATGGCGCCGATTACCTGCTGTTCTATGCAGAGGGGCCTCACCACTGGACCAGTGATCCGGCCAACAGACGTTTTTCCCACCAGAAAAATGTGTACAGCGAACAGTCATTTTATTACCTCACCATCGGGGGAGCCGGTAAACGGATCCCTGTGCCTACGACAGCTCTTTCACCTAATATCAACATTGCCACTTTTTCCGACCGATTCTTTTATGAATTGGATTCAGTAAATCTGCTAAGCAGTGGCCGTCAATGGTTTGGAGAGGATTTTGCCGATGCGCCGGGCAAATTGAAAACCCGCACTTTTACCTTTCCCGTGTCTTCCATCACCTCCGATCCCGGGCTGATCACCGCCAGTTGTCTGGCGCGTTCGTTTGGCGCATCCGGCCGGTTTAATATATCCATCAATAACCAGCCTGTACTGGCTATGAACATATCCCCGGTGGCCACCGGCCCCTACGACCAGTTTGCCCGCACGGTAGCATCCTCCGGAACTTTTACTGCTATACAAAATGAATTGGCCGTGCGGTTCGACTATACTCCTGGCAGCGCCAATGCCCAGGGATGGCTGGATTGGCTGGAGCTATTTACCAGGCGCAACCTGGTTATTACGGGAAACAACCAATTGTTGTTCCGCGACTGGAACAGTGTGGCCGGGGGGAATGTGGGCAATTTTACTATTAGGGGCGGAACAGTTGCCACCAGGGTTTGGGAAGTGACCAACCCGCTGGCGCCCGTGCAGATGCAGGTATTGCCCAATGGCGCCGACCTGCGGTTTGTTAACGATTGCAGTGTATTAAGAGAGTATGTCGCATTCAGTTCCAGTGCGTTATTGACGCCAATGGCCTTGGGCAGGGTGCCCAACCAGAATCTCCACAATCAGGTGTTGACTGATCTTATTATTGTAACCCATACTTCTTTGCTGGCGCAGGCGCAGCGGCTGGCACAGTTTCACACGCAGAACCACCATCTGAGGGTGACAGTTGTCACTGCTGAGCAGGTTTTCAATGAATTCTCTTCCGGCACACCCGATCCGGTGGCCATCCGTGATTATGTAAAGATGTACTACGACCGGGCTGGAGGCGATAGTACCAAACGGGCTAAATATTTATTGCTATTGGGGGATGCCTCCTTTGATTATAAGGCAAGGATCACCAACAATACCAACCTGGTGCCGGCCTGGGAGAGCCCTGCGTCACTGGACCCCCTGGCTACTTATACCTCCGATGACTTTTTTGGCCTGCTCGATGACGGAGACGATATCAATGGCACGGGTACCTACCTGCTGGATATAGGTATCGGCCGCATTCCTGCCCGCCACGAACGGGAGGCCCAGGCCATAATAGATAAGATCATAGGCTACCACCAGCCTAAAAGCCTGGGCGCCTGGCGCAATGAGCTCAGTTTTGTGGCGGATGATGAGGATAATAACCTCCATCTGCAGGATGCTGAGATCATTACACAGTCAGCGGCAGCAGTGGCGCCGGTATTTAATACCGGGAAGATCTACCTCGATGCTTTTCACCAGGAAAGTGGGGCGGGGGGAAGCCGTTACCCGGATGTAAACCTCGCCATCAGCAACCAGCTTTTCAGTGGAACCCTTATCTGGAACTACAGCGGGCATGGAGGGTATCGAAGGTTGGCAGAAGAGGTGGTGCTGGACCAGGATATTATCAACACCTTTAATAATGCCGATAAGCTGCCCTTATTTATTACCGCCACCTGCGATGTGGCCCCCTACGATAATCCCCTGATCAGTTCTATCGGTGAAAACCTCTTACTACGGGAAAAAACAGGGGCTATAGCACTCATGACCACTACCCGGCTGGTGTTTGCTTTCAGTAACCGCGTCATGAACAAAAATTATGTGGAAACGGCTTTACAAAAGCAGCCAGACGGCCATTACCTTTCCCTGGGGGAAGCTGTGCGGAGGGCTAAAAACGTTACTTATACTCTTTCCGGCGATGTGATCAATAACCGCAAATTCACCTTGCTGGGAGATCCGGCCATGACCCTGGCCTTTCCTGTCCACACCGTGCAAACCACTACTATTAATAGTGTGCCGGTAGCCGCCAGGCCCGATACCCTCAAGGCCCTCACCGAATACACTATTAGCGGACAGGTTACAGATGCCAGCGGCCAGTTATTAAATGATTTTAATGGCACCGTCAATGCCACTGTATTTGACAAAGCTCAAAATATAAATACCCTGGGCAATGATCCCGGCAGCCAGCCGGTGGCTTTTCAGCTGCAAAAAAACACCCTTTTTAAAGGCAAAGCCAAGGTCAATAATGGCCAGTTCACCGTTCGGTTTGTGGTTCCTAAAGACATAAACTATCAATTTGGCAACGGTAAGATCAGTTACTATACAGATAATGGAAAGGTGGATGGCAATGGCGCTTTTACTAATATAATTGTGGGAGGATCGGGTGATAGCACTTCCGACCGGGAAGGCCCGCAGATCAGGGCTTACCTCAATGATGAAAAATTTATTAGCGGTAGTATCAGTAATGACAGACCGATTTTGCTGGTAAAGCTGGCCGATTCTTCCGGCATCAATATTATGGGCACAGGAATTGGTCATGACCTCGTTGCCATACTGGATCACAATCAGCAGCAATCATTCATATTAAATGATTTTTATGAAAGCGACCTGGACAATTTCCGGAAAGGAACGGTACGTTTTCAGTTGCCGGGATTAACAGAAGGTCCTCATACCCTTACTATTAAGGCATGGGATGCAGCCAATAATTCCAATGAGGTAACCCTTGAGTTCAGGGTGCTCAACCAGCAGAATTTATCGCTGGAACATGTATTGAACTACCCGAATCCGTTCACAACCCGCACCGTTTTCTGGTTTGAGCATAACCGACCGGGTGAGGAATTATACGTGGATATTCAGGTATTTACCGTAACCGGTAAATTGGTGAAGACCATACGGCGTACAATATTTTCACCTGGCAACCGTTCGAGTGAGGTGGAATGGGATGGGCGCGATGAATATGGAAGTAAAATCGGTCGCGGGGTATACATTTACCGGTTACGGGTACAAACAATGGACGGTAAATCCGCCCAAAAACTAGAAAAATTGTTTATATTGTAA
- a CDS encoding trans-sulfuration enzyme family protein, translating into MSQHPITKAIRTQTDRTPEMEHSSPLFLTSSFCFDTAEEMRAAFADETDDNIYSRFTNPNVKEFVDKICALEGAEAGYATASGMSAIFASFMALMKKGDHLLSCNAIFGSTHTVITKFLPKYGMEHSYVSAAADAATWEAAIRPNTRMIYIETPTNPGLDIIDLEMVAAIAKKHNLILNVDNCFATPIGQRPIDLGADLVVHSATKWIDGQGRVLGGVIAGRADLIKDIYLFCRSTGPSLSAFNAWLLSKSLETLDVRMERHAANALRLAKALEGHAKVSWLKYPFLPSHPQHAIAIKQMKNGGGVVCFELKGGLESGRRFLDSLQMLSLTANLGDTRSIASHPASTTHAKLTPEERLAVNITPGLIRISTGLEHADDIIQDIVQALDKC; encoded by the coding sequence ATGTCACAACATCCCATTACAAAAGCTATCCGTACCCAAACAGACCGTACTCCGGAAATGGAGCATTCCAGCCCTTTATTCCTCACCAGCAGCTTTTGTTTTGATACGGCTGAAGAAATGCGGGCCGCTTTTGCTGATGAAACGGATGACAATATCTACAGCCGTTTCACCAATCCCAACGTAAAAGAATTTGTGGATAAGATATGTGCTTTGGAAGGTGCTGAAGCGGGGTATGCGACTGCTTCGGGCATGAGTGCCATATTCGCTTCTTTTATGGCCCTGATGAAGAAAGGAGACCACCTGCTTTCCTGTAATGCTATCTTCGGCAGCACCCACACGGTGATCACGAAATTCCTGCCCAAATACGGTATGGAACATTCCTATGTAAGTGCAGCAGCCGACGCTGCTACCTGGGAAGCTGCCATCAGGCCCAATACCCGCATGATCTATATTGAAACCCCCACCAACCCCGGTCTGGATATCATTGACCTGGAAATGGTGGCTGCAATTGCCAAAAAGCACAACCTGATACTGAATGTAGACAACTGTTTTGCTACGCCTATTGGCCAGCGTCCTATCGACCTGGGCGCCGACCTGGTAGTGCATTCAGCTACCAAATGGATCGATGGCCAGGGACGTGTATTGGGAGGGGTGATTGCAGGCAGGGCCGACCTGATAAAAGATATCTACCTGTTTTGCCGCAGTACCGGGCCTTCTTTATCAGCCTTCAATGCCTGGTTACTGAGCAAGAGCCTGGAAACCCTTGATGTGCGTATGGAGCGCCACGCTGCGAATGCCCTGCGTCTGGCCAAGGCATTGGAAGGTCATGCTAAAGTATCCTGGCTTAAATACCCTTTTCTGCCCAGTCATCCACAACACGCCATCGCCATTAAGCAAATGAAGAATGGAGGTGGTGTAGTTTGTTTTGAGTTGAAAGGTGGCCTGGAAAGTGGACGCCGTTTCCTCGACAGTCTGCAAATGCTTTCCTTAACAGCCAACCTGGGCGATACCCGTAGTATTGCTTCCCATCCGGCCAGCACTACCCATGCCAAGCTTACTCCGGAAGAGCGACTGGCGGTAAATATAACACCTGGGCTCATCAGGATATCCACGGGCCTGGAGCATGCCGATGATATTATACAGGATATAGTACAGGCGCTCGATAAATGCTAG
- the porV gene encoding type IX secretion system outer membrane channel protein PorV, protein MKRKTFKLTAALMLMAGLNSLTAQDTQPINVVTTAVPFLRISPDARAGGMGDLGVATSPDANSAFWNLAKTPFAQKNFSVGLTYTPWLKDLGLNDVYLLALAGYYKLDEFQAISASVRYFSLGNIQFTNPNGDYWGDGRPREFGVDVGYSRKLSDKIGLGIALRYINSNLAAGAPSTGTAYKAGSTVAGDLSFYYNGVRESGNGWAFGAVLSNLGGKVGYTNDAQQRDYIPANLSLGTTYTAAIDETNKIQFGVDIHKLLVPTPPQFSNTGNSNYDDSVNTILVAKYRDKGAVGSWFSSFGDAPGGFSEELKEFQVSLGAEYSYNDQFFVRAGYFYEDKDKGNRKYFTVGLGLKYNVFGLNFSYLVPSGSGVNRNPLSNTLRFGLVFDLDNSGSTTGN, encoded by the coding sequence ATGAAACGAAAGACCTTTAAACTGACTGCTGCTTTAATGTTAATGGCGGGGTTGAATTCTTTGACTGCTCAGGATACACAGCCCATCAATGTGGTCACTACGGCTGTTCCCTTCTTACGGATATCCCCTGATGCAAGGGCCGGTGGTATGGGTGATCTTGGTGTAGCTACCTCTCCTGATGCTAATTCTGCCTTCTGGAATCTCGCTAAAACACCCTTTGCCCAGAAAAATTTTAGTGTTGGCCTCACGTATACTCCCTGGTTAAAAGACCTTGGACTGAATGATGTATACCTGTTGGCTTTAGCCGGTTATTATAAGCTGGATGAATTTCAGGCCATATCTGCTTCCGTCAGGTACTTTAGCCTTGGTAATATTCAATTTACCAACCCCAATGGTGATTATTGGGGCGATGGCCGTCCACGTGAGTTTGGTGTGGATGTTGGTTATTCCCGTAAATTATCAGATAAGATCGGTCTTGGTATAGCATTACGTTATATCAATTCCAATCTGGCTGCAGGCGCCCCTTCTACAGGTACCGCTTATAAAGCAGGTAGCACAGTAGCCGGTGATCTTTCTTTTTACTATAATGGTGTTCGTGAGTCAGGTAATGGCTGGGCATTCGGCGCTGTGCTAAGTAACCTGGGTGGCAAAGTTGGTTATACCAATGATGCACAACAAAGGGATTATATTCCTGCTAACCTGAGCCTCGGTACTACCTATACAGCTGCGATCGATGAGACCAATAAGATCCAGTTTGGTGTTGACATCCACAAACTGTTGGTACCTACACCACCTCAATTTAGCAATACAGGTAATTCCAATTATGATGATAGCGTAAATACTATCCTCGTTGCTAAATACAGAGATAAGGGCGCCGTTGGCAGCTGGTTCAGTTCTTTTGGCGATGCACCCGGTGGTTTCAGTGAAGAGCTGAAAGAGTTCCAGGTATCCTTGGGAGCTGAATATAGCTACAATGACCAGTTCTTTGTACGGGCAGGTTATTTTTATGAAGATAAGGATAAGGGTAACCGCAAATATTTCACAGTGGGCCTGGGCCTTAAATACAACGTATTTGGTCTTAACTTCTCTTACCTGGTACCTTCAGGTTCTGGTGTAAATAGAAATCCATTGTCTAATACCCTTCGTTTTGGATTGGTATTTGACCTGGATAATAGTGGCAGTACCACAGGCAATTAA
- a CDS encoding UDP-N-acetylmuramoyl-tripeptide--D-alanyl-D-alanine ligase: MTIEQLYTIFQQYPSVQTDTRALKAGDLFFALKGPNFNANQFAEKALAAGAAYAVVDEPPAAANDRIIVVKDVLDTLQQLAKFHRRQFNIPFIAITGSNGKTTTKELVSTVLSATYKTYTTQGNLNNHIGVPLTILRVQKDAEMAVIEMGANHQQEIAGYCAYTLPTHGIITNAGKAHLEGFGGVEGVRKGKGELYDYLRAHDGTAFVMWDYDYLQNMSKGIPTIIKYGTESGDVTGQLLQSEPFLSVGVTSGEPFTIQTQLVGAYNLPNVLVAVTVGKHFKVADGLIKKAIESYAPSNSRSQLIEKGDNKFILDAYNANPSSMKAAIENFAAIQADHKVLMLGAMAELGPESLQEHEQIVSLIQKFAWKAVVLVGGDFMKIDHPFIKKENALQAGEWFRAQAFHHSFFLIKGSRSMQMEKVLSETGASH, translated from the coding sequence ATGACCATTGAGCAACTGTATACCATATTCCAGCAATACCCTTCTGTACAAACCGATACGCGCGCTTTAAAAGCCGGTGATTTATTCTTTGCGCTGAAAGGGCCCAATTTCAATGCTAACCAGTTTGCCGAAAAAGCTCTGGCTGCCGGCGCTGCTTATGCAGTGGTAGACGAACCACCTGCTGCAGCCAATGACAGGATCATTGTAGTAAAAGACGTGTTGGATACATTGCAACAACTGGCTAAATTCCATCGCCGGCAATTCAATATCCCTTTTATCGCTATTACAGGCAGCAATGGCAAAACCACCACCAAAGAGCTGGTGAGTACTGTATTGTCTGCTACTTATAAAACCTATACAACCCAGGGCAATCTGAATAACCATATAGGCGTGCCACTCACCATACTGCGGGTACAAAAAGATGCTGAAATGGCCGTGATTGAAATGGGCGCCAATCACCAGCAGGAGATCGCCGGTTACTGTGCATATACCTTGCCCACGCACGGCATCATTACCAATGCGGGCAAAGCGCACCTGGAAGGATTTGGAGGGGTGGAAGGCGTACGTAAAGGCAAAGGAGAGCTGTACGATTATTTACGCGCTCATGACGGTACGGCCTTTGTCATGTGGGATTACGATTACCTGCAAAACATGAGTAAAGGAATACCAACTATTATAAAGTATGGTACCGAAAGCGGCGATGTTACCGGCCAGCTATTGCAAAGTGAACCCTTTCTCTCAGTAGGCGTTACTTCAGGTGAACCGTTTACCATCCAAACACAGTTGGTAGGAGCTTATAACTTACCCAATGTATTGGTGGCTGTTACAGTAGGAAAACACTTTAAGGTGGCCGATGGATTGATCAAAAAGGCCATCGAAAGCTATGCTCCTTCCAATAGTCGCTCCCAGTTGATAGAAAAGGGCGACAACAAATTTATATTGGATGCTTACAATGCCAATCCCAGCAGCATGAAAGCGGCTATTGAGAATTTCGCTGCTATCCAGGCCGATCATAAAGTATTAATGCTGGGAGCCATGGCCGAGCTGGGCCCGGAAAGCCTGCAGGAACATGAGCAGATTGTGTCCCTTATTCAAAAGTTTGCCTGGAAAGCCGTAGTATTGGTAGGCGGCGATTTTATGAAAATTGACCACCCCTTTATCAAAAAAGAAAATGCCTTACAGGCAGGTGAATGGTTCCGGGCGCAAGCATTTCACCACAGCTTTTTCCTGATCAAGGGATCCCGGAGCATGCAAATGGAAAAGGTACTGAGCGAAACAGGTGCTAGCCATTAG
- a CDS encoding SUMF1/EgtB/PvdO family nonheme iron enzyme encodes MNLKNLFILLSCTAAVSSCKNGGLFGKKQEKSDVTGWNYNDKNMGGYQVSREKEQRTGPGLVFVQGGTFQMGAVEEDVMGDWNNIPSRKTVNSFYIDRTEVANIHYREYLYWINNVFDADEYKAVREGALPDTLVWRSELGYNEPMVEYYFRHPSYNYYPVVGVTWRQAHDFCLWRSDRVNEKALLDKGFVNKNSFKNISGQGAESFNTKAYLLGLTTPTPGNSVRSKKNPLKNPNGTPRTTVTFEDGILLPSYRLPTEAEWEYAALALVGQNPSPSKKEGKRGEELITNKQVYSWSQNVNGLRDNRRGSWQGTFLANFKRGNGDNMGVAGGLNDRAVYTAPVNSFFPNAFGLYNMAGNVNEWVEDVYRPLSSVDQDDVAPFRGNYFQNDAKNKDGEFEKDSLGRVKRVYVTDEESKGRRNYQKGNVINYLDGDSLVSGVTYGTTDPAENLKNGGRGYGFTTLISDKSRVIKGGSWNDRPYYLSPGTRRFLEEDQGSSTVGFRCAMDRVGSPEGNGRKTGIDYPQRRQNTRKR; translated from the coding sequence ATGAATCTGAAAAACCTATTTATCCTGCTCTCCTGCACTGCAGCAGTGTCTTCCTGCAAAAACGGAGGCCTATTCGGCAAAAAGCAGGAAAAATCCGACGTTACGGGATGGAATTACAATGATAAGAATATGGGCGGCTACCAGGTGTCCCGTGAAAAAGAACAGCGTACCGGCCCCGGCCTGGTCTTTGTTCAGGGTGGTACCTTTCAGATGGGAGCTGTAGAAGAAGATGTTATGGGCGATTGGAACAATATCCCCAGCCGTAAAACAGTCAACTCATTTTACATTGACCGTACAGAGGTAGCCAATATCCACTACCGTGAATACCTGTACTGGATCAACAATGTCTTTGATGCAGATGAATACAAAGCGGTACGCGAAGGAGCACTGCCCGATACCCTGGTATGGCGTAGTGAGCTGGGTTACAATGAGCCGATGGTGGAGTATTATTTCCGCCACCCTTCTTACAACTACTACCCCGTAGTAGGTGTAACCTGGAGACAGGCGCACGATTTCTGCCTTTGGCGTAGTGACAGGGTGAATGAAAAAGCCTTGTTGGATAAAGGATTCGTAAATAAGAACAGCTTCAAGAATATTTCCGGCCAGGGTGCTGAGTCTTTCAATACCAAAGCGTATTTGTTAGGTCTTACCACACCTACACCCGGCAACAGCGTTCGTTCTAAAAAGAACCCGCTGAAAAATCCCAATGGTACCCCTCGTACTACGGTAACTTTTGAAGATGGTATCCTGTTGCCCTCTTACCGCCTGCCTACAGAAGCAGAATGGGAATATGCGGCACTGGCCCTCGTAGGTCAAAACCCCTCTCCCAGTAAGAAAGAAGGCAAACGTGGTGAGGAGTTAATTACCAACAAACAGGTTTATTCCTGGAGCCAAAACGTAAATGGCTTGCGTGATAATCGCCGCGGTAGCTGGCAAGGTACATTCCTCGCTAACTTCAAACGTGGTAATGGTGATAACATGGGTGTGGCCGGCGGCTTGAATGACCGTGCGGTATATACTGCCCCTGTTAACTCTTTCTTCCCGAATGCTTTTGGTTTATATAATATGGCCGGCAACGTGAACGAGTGGGTAGAAGACGTTTATCGTCCTTTATCTTCGGTTGACCAGGACGACGTAGCTCCTTTCCGTGGTAACTACTTCCAGAACGACGCCAAGAATAAAGATGGCGAGTTCGAAAAAGACAGCCTTGGCCGTGTAAAAAGAGTGTATGTAACTGATGAGGAAAGCAAAGGCCGTCGTAACTACCAAAAAGGTAATGTGATCAACTACCTCGATGGTGACTCACTGGTAAGTGGTGTTACCTATGGTACTACCGATCCTGCAGAGAACCTGAAGAATGGCGGTCGCGGATACGGCTTTACTACTTTGATCAGTGATAAATCACGGGTTATTAAAGGTGGTAGCTGGAACGATCGTCCTTACTACCTGTCTCCCGGCACACGTCGCTTCCTGGAAGAAGACCAGGGTAGCAGCACTGTAGGTTTCCGTTGCGCTATGGACCGCGTAGGCAGTCCCGAAGGTAATGGCCGTAAAACCGGTATCGATTATCCGCAAAGAAGACAGAACACCAGAAAGAGATAA